The DNA segment TTAACAGATATTTTTTTCATGcacatcaaataaaatttaaatccatgattatatttaaaaaataagattatgtATCAAAATGAATATTTGTAAGTTGTGAATCATGACTAATAAATGAGTATATGACCGTGGACTCAGTGACATTCCCTGACTTAAAAGGCTTCGTGATTGTCGCCAAAATCAACGAACCCAAAACACAACTTCGTACGTTTACGAGCTTGCAACCGTACAGATACCGAATTGGAAAACAAATGATTGAAGCAGTGGGTCTAAATTCCAGTGTTGAGAAACAACAATGTTTTCCTTTTTCCCACACAAATTCTTTCATAGTTCAATAATCAAACgctttatttaaaatttcttccTGCTATTAAATTCGTCAATATCCTCTTACATATACTAACACACCATAATATATAGAATTATTCGGATAATATCTTGGGTACTGTCGACCCTACCAACCATTGAATCCCCTTAACATCGATCAGATGTTGAATTGAATTTAAAGTGCATAATTAAGATCCCTGTGTTATATATAGTTGTTGAAATCCAGCTTTACCTTGCCTTGTTACTAATTATCATGCTCGATGAAGCCGAATTAAGAGACCAAATGAAACACCtaacctttttctttatctccAAGACAGTGTGCACAAAGGGTGTGGGTCATGTATGTTATAGTTCATGTCTTGAGTCAACAAAACATGAAGGAAACCAAATATTGGAAGACACGTGATCATGACAAGTTCTATGGAGGAAAATCCTTGGTGCCCATGCATGCAGCTGGTGGCATATATATGGTTCTATACATCTTTTTCAGTGTAATAATCATAGTGTTTTGCTTTCCATATCTAAATTAATAGGCATATATATCAATAAGTATAGTGCCCTATCAAATTAATCTAGTGGCATTGGGGCAACAAGTGCTATCCATGATAGAGAGATGGAAATGGACTAATGGTGTTCGCAGTTACGTATAATTTGATCACAATCACTCGCATCATTTGATTGGTATGGATTTTTCAGTTGAATCGTTTTAATtacttcacacacacacacacacacatcatcGATGTTTATTTTTCCAGAGTATTTCCCTTAGGTTTTGTATGGCCTTCTAGCTACTTTGAGTAAGAATCGAGTTTTTAAGCGGACCAtaagtacaatttttttaacataagcaATTTACATCCGTTTTAGTAAATTCAATGTAGTATGTAAAGCCACGAGCCCACGATGGCACAAACATTTTAGATCAATTGTGTAACAATTTACTACATttctgtaaaataaaaaataaaaaaatctcttaCTACATGATCTTTTTCATTCAACCATGATATTGGTGCAAATGAAATCATCCTTCAaatcatgtattttttaattcagaAGTTCAAACTTGAGATCtcaaaaagactaaaatttaattttatctaattaatAACGTGACAGTTTAATATTACATGAATTtatattcaataataaatattttttaatttatttttatcttttaaccaTTTTTCAGGTCATGTCGACTGTTACATTAATCACAACCATTCTTCAGGTATGTCGACTATTATATTAATCACAACCGACACTAATTGATCATAATTGATACTaatggactttttttttttgtaagaatatAAAAACTTTTTGACATGAATATTAATCCGCAGGAATAGAACCAGGAATGTATTAAAAGagggttaaatttttttacataataaattaaatatttaagttctaataaataataggttttaaaaaaattattattatttttatgaataaaattagaaatatgatatactactaaaaaaattaagtaaatatcactaaaaacatatttttcatatatatatatattcctttattaattgtttttatcatATATGTATCCTAAGGAAGGAGGCAAGACTTCTTAGATCCGTCCCTACTAGTCAGATTGATGTTAGTTtcctttataaaaaatacttattgccACTTCCATCAGCCTTCATCTCTAAAACATCAAATCCAAAATTTCAAGTCTCCCACATCCCTTCAGCTTTCTTCTCCTTGATTTTCATCTCCCAAATATTAAGTTGGACATTCTAAAGCAAACTCTTTCTGTTGAAAGAGCGCTTGCATTAACCACTCCGATCCCATTCTTGCAAGTTTGAATCAAGCAATTGCTAGCAATAACTTGGTGGgcattcttgaatcattgtacGATCACTGTAAGAGTGCATTTTCAAATAgagactaaaattttaaaaacaaatagtcGAATTTTAATAAggaccaaatatatatataatcaaggGAATTTACTTCACGTGATTAAAcattatgaattattataaattttttggtgCCTGTATTAAATTCCTAAAAAATATCTATTcaaatcttaattttattacAATATTATTTCTTGAATcgttaaacaaattaaaaacaatctaATCTACtgtaaatttatgttttaattctCGATTTAGAACATTTCTacgaattattttatttcttattaaattatttgaatttttagttttcactacattaaatatatttttttcacttttataattttttactctttGCAAATACTAAATGTTAAACGtgatgttaatttaaatttgattttattttgaatcttAACACACTTACTATAAAAGAAGACATACGTTTCTTTAgatgaaattaatattaattaaaattattattattatttcaattgcctctaatttgaaattagttttaaaattctaattttgatttttaacacCAAATCAATAAACATAATTATGTGTCTTGtttcaaatattattatgatcataatttctcattaattttaaaagtcatgtctctttaatttattcttatatatatatatagtaaaataaaatgtacattattaataataagaatatttgatatttttaatatatttttctgtataaattttagttaaattaaacAATATCCATACAATGCATAGAAAATTTgctagtttattttaatttgatttgaattctattaatatttttaatctttaatataAAGATTCatcaaaatatgtaatttaatatcattaaaagagattaatttaaatttaattttaaatcaattgatcaaaagaaagtaaatgttagtttaaacaaattgtttgaatctaataagaatttaattcaatcgtttaaataacatatatgaatgttaattataaatttacttCTAACTAATAATCACTCCGAACTGGGCATAAGTCAGGAGCTTGTGTGGACTTTTTGGGCGCTCTAATATTTTCAGCTAAGTTTTGTGGTTAGCAATACCTAAATATGGTTAAGTATCAGTCTATCACAACACTGTTGGACATTGGCAAAATACCGGTGAAGAATGGATAAATGCCAAGTTGAAGAATTTTAACAAggaaattatttaatgaaatgcggacagtttaaaattttcattattatttaaatttttaattcagcTTGAATTgtgctattttttaaatttcaatttgaaaCTCGATTTACTAtactcagtttttttttaaagtcaagATATAAGTGGGGTATGAAATTGagtattcattatttttattagtaattaatCTTCGATGAGATCTTAATGaatctcttattttaattatatttttttattcacaatactttaatttaaaatcttatttaagaaaatcaaaatcaatattaCTCAACGACTTATTggttaaatttgttattttcaaaatttaattctaaaatttccggaattatttatttgatttcggGTTTCTTATCCCGTTTTTCATTTAAACATCTAAAGTGTTTGGTTTGGCTAGTTGAAGAGGTAGCCGTTACTCAGAATTAAACCCAGCAGCGCTCCATTGCAGGCTCCCTCCCCTCTCTGTAAATTTCTTGCTCTTAAAAGACCCTTCATTCCCCATGATTAAAGCCTATCTTTGTCCGatccatttctttctctttttactttttcCCTGTCATTTCCATTTTGTTTAGGAACACGAGCTTTCATTTTTATGGTTTTCAAATTCAAAGAAGGTAGTAAATGCTAAATAAATGTTAGTCATACGAGGaaagaaatattataattattgaattacatgtagttttttatttcataaaaaaacttttgaatacgacattaaaacaatttttttttactaattggtGAATCCTTTTTTTGTCGGATAGCCTTGGATGgttaaagcaaaacaaattttcTTGATAACACCAATTTCAAATAAAtccaagtataaaaaaaaaagtctcaaaCAAAATATCCGATATTACTCCTATTTTGCTTGGATATTGTCCCAAAATTGACCCATTGGGTAATTTGTTCCTCAACTCAACAAAATACATGTGCCATGTTTGCTTAATTTTATCCATTGGGCTAATAGCTCCTATGCTTGAGACATTTTAAAAGAAAGATTATGCTAATCGTGTGTTAATGATACAgatttttttcaattacttttaatatatcatattaaatatttgtaattttttttttattttttttttatattttaatataattaataatgtcttaaaaatatatataataaataataaatatttttatttttattttcttaatcaatattgtaaatcaagagttaagacactcattaatgtttaaaatgataatttatcttctttttttttacaaaacatgATAATATCTTCAGTCACGAATTCTCTAGCAATCATTATAGTTAATCTACGTTATATACCAACTATAACAAACCAACCTTATAAAAAAACGAGCAGACCAACCTAGATGCATATCCATCCCTTCGGTACTATAgtccaaaatataaatatgcaaCAAAAGgcataatttaatgaaaatattgaatCCCACCTAGAGGAAGACAggacaattatttaaatttaagacaaTACGTTCATTAACTGTGTATTGaagaagttaaaataaaaaaaaatgttaaaaatatttattatacaaaaaagtgaaatttattttagagtatttaatagaatatattaacataaatttaagtaatcatattaattgtttaaaaatttaaaatgtcacCAAATTAGTCTTCTAAACATTTTATTACTGTCTTAGTCTCTTAGAGATTTACTTTGTTACCAAATCAAtcacttaataataaaaaaaaactaaaggggtgataaaaatgtaaaaacacTAATTGAGACTATTtatttgaaagaataaaataatggcaagaataataaaaataaattatttgttaatcaatttttttaaaaaaattgtaataacgcacgtaatttaaaatataaaattaacgaTTTATTCTTTCTCCATAATATATGCAAGGGAGGAAAATGGGATGTTGATCAAGCCTCATTTTATAGGCTTAACTCCGAAGGGTCTCTTAATGAAGTCCCTAAATAGCTCCCTACTTGAGTCCACAAATggtgatgaaaaataaaaatataaaatggagTAGAAAGTATTTTAGGATCcaaatttcactttctattgTATTGTACGTATCCAATTCTTAATTGCTAATTTCTACATATCCTTTTCATATCTGAGCACATAGCACGTTGTTACCTAACAAGAATCAATTATTGCCTGCCAGCTCAATTGTAATTTGAAGCCAAGAATTAATCACAACCGTTTCCCTTTTAAATTTATCCACCAcatttaatcatgtttttttccttttttgccgtgtattttttaataaaaaccttGTATACCATACCAAAttgagaaattataaaattaaagtcaCCCTGACCAGTTGAATGAAATAATATTCCAGAGCGCCCAATCCATGGAATGGAATTTAATAACCGAGCCATATTTGTCTACATTCAAAATTTATCCACTCACTAAAGAATAAAAACGAAAATTAAGCTTCACCCACGGGCTAAAACTGGTAGGTAAAGGTCATCATCAAAATTCTAAATTCCCAAATACTGTATCTGAACTTAGATAGTATAAGTAAAATTACTtaactataaattaattaagaaagttgATAATACTAGCAGCTATGGatccataaatattttataataagggCAAAAAAGtactaatttataatattttcaaagaaaaattattaattttaaatctttacaaaatacataattttatgataaaaaaattcaaaatatttaagcttatacaaattataattgaattaatGTGAATATTTGTGTCACTTATTtgtttaaaagataaagttaacataaatttattatttcttttatctcttaatttttttataaaatattttcatattatggcaacaatatttattttttatggggataattatttttattaaatatattcaagtaaaaatatcttAAGTGAAAACGATTATTCCTTTGAGCTTGAGGTGGATCCGCCCTAACTAGTATTATTTAATTCTTATGATCACATTTAAAaagtaaacatttttttctaaaacacaGTTACATTGGAACTTGATTtatcaagaataaaaagaagttcttGAAACATAGAGtcaaaattaattagaatagatgaaaataattaaaattactatcTGTATCAAAATAATACCTCGCTCTAATTACTCcaaaatattttccaattttGACACGTGGGCCCTTTCAGTGGGAGCATTGACGGGCGTAACGAAACTATTCAATCCTTGACCGCAGCttgcattttccaaaacttgatCAACGGCTACAGATTCGAATTTGTAGTTGATCAAAGCAAAAAATGGTGGCGCCGAGGGGAAGTTGGATGGAGACGCACGCGCGTGACGACACCTTTATAAAGTCCCTCACACTGTTCCCTTCTCCTTCATTCCAAAGCGTGTCACTCTCTGCTCTCattactctttttcttttctctttctctttctctggaCAAGGAATCAATTACCCTGTTCACGTTTGTTTTCTCACTACCACAAACACAAAGCCTACAAACCAAGCAAATCATCCCCTTCTTCTTCAATCATGCCCCTGTCATAACACATCGACATACTAGACAACCTAGCTTCCATGGCAGCTTTTTAACCTTCCTCTATTTCTCACACCTAGAACAAACCCCTACCCCACCAAACAACACTTTATTATTCCCCTCTTCCTCACCCTCCAATCTCTCATCATTCTCTTTCACCCGTGCTGCTCCAATTTTATTACACACCCAACATGTACAcaacaaagagagaacaacaaaGGTTCAGGTTCCAAAACGACTCTAAAACCCCCTCCTTCTCTTCAACTCTACTCGATAAAGTCTACCGTTCCATCGACCAGAGCAACGACATGAAGCTCTACAACGAAACGATGGGGAAGAAACAGAGCAGAGTCGTCGTCGAAGAAGAAGAGATAACAGCTGCCAGCATTCGCCGCGCTTGTTTGCTTGAAAAATGGAATCGAAGCGAAAAGGTTGGAACTCAATGGAAAACACAAACGCGTTGGCATCATCATCGTCATCACGAACATGACCAGGACGTTATGTTCTTCAGTTCAACTTCGAGTTCCTCGGATTCTAGTTCTGGTTTGTTGTCCTCCTCTGACACGGAATCATTGTACGGACTGAGGTCGAAATCGCGATTTTCGTGTTTCGCGCCGCCGAGGCCGAAGCCAGTGATGACGTCAGCGAGCAATGAGGAGGGTCTAAGAAAGTCAAAATCGAGGGCGTTAAAGATTTACAACAATCTGAAGAAGGTGAAGCAACCCATCTCACCGGGGGGTAAGTTAAGTAATTTTCTTAACTCTCTGTTGGCGACAGGGGGGAGCGTAAAGAAAACCAAAACCTACGACGACACGAAAGCTCCCAAGTCGGGACAAGACTCCACGTGTTCCTCCGCTTCCTCCTTCTCGCGGTCTTGTTTGAGCAAGGCTACACCTTCCTCCTCTAAAGACAAGTTGCGAGATGGAGTTAAGCGAACGGTGCGTTTTTACCCCGTGAGTGTGATCCTGAACGAGGATTCTCGACCGTGTGGGCATAAGTGTTTGTATGAAGAGGACACGCGCGTAATGGCGTGGAAAATTGGGCgcaagaagaatgaagatgaagaattAAGGGTCGTGGATAACAGTAGGCGCGTGGAGGAGGCTGCTAGAGAGTTCTTGAAAGAGTATCGTCGAAGCCAGAAGAAGAGCGATTTCATTAATTTGAGGGATTTTACTAATTTGGATAatgacgatgatgatgatgatgcagCGAGTTGTTCAAGTTCGGATCTGTTCGAGCTTGATCACCTAGCGGTGATGGGAAATAATAGGTATCGTGAGGATCTTCCCGTTTACGAGACTACTTATGTTAGTACTAATCGCGCCATTGCTAATGGCCTCATATAATGTACTACTAGTAGTTCTGTTCATTTCAAGCCTATGATAATAAAttacatgcagattatatattACTATAATCATTTTGTTTCATCTTCATAACTGTTTTTTCTATACAAGATAGGGAGACGAATTAAGGCAGCGTTTTATCGAAACAAAAATGTACTAGTTTTAATTAGAAAGCAATATGAtagtattatatttataaatttaataatggtTTTTCTTCTTAACTATGAATTTATAAGTAAATGGTTTGATTCGGATTCCAAATATGAATTAGCAACCCAATTATTAGTACGAATTAGAAATCGTGATTTGctcattataaaaataaataaataaatcatgaatTGTTTGAGATGATTGTGGGCATATATTGTGAATTAGAAACCAAATGAGTCGTTTTCTACTTTGTTTTGTCATTGTTTGAGCAAGACAAAAATGCGCCAGTTTTAATTAGAAagcaataaatttaataatggttatggattataaaattaagtaaatggTTTGATTCGGATACCAAATATGAATTAGAATTCCAATTAGTACGGATTAGAAACCGTGATTTGCTTGAGATCGATGATTGTGAGTATTGCGAATTAGAAACCAAATTAGTCGTTTTCTACTTTGTTTTGCCATTGGTGAGTATCTGGATGAATTCCAAACGTAGACATGGTAACTTTTTTCTGGTTAGTAATTGCATAGGTGCTTAATTTTGTGGCGGTGTGAACTGAGCTAGGCTCAGGCACATCCCGTGTTAGATACAGTAACTTTTATCCTTTGTGTAAGTAGGTATCTAGGAATGCGTGCGTGTGGCTGGCTGAAGAGAATGTTTTTGAGTGAACgagaatatgataaaaaaaggaCAGTAGCTGCGTGATTTATAAAAGCGAGTAGGTTACAAAAGGAGAGAGAGGTTTGGATGTGTTAATATTTCTGGATCATGATCAAACATTCACACATAGATACTGACAGAGTAGGTAGATGAAGGAGGGGTgatcaaagaagaaaattaatactaaaaaagaggaagaggaaAACGAAAGATTCGAGATGGTAGTCACAAGCAAAATGAGGGGTGCGATGGCAACCCATGGGAATAGAGAAAGTGAACACTAAAGCTTAtgctttctcaattttctttcttccatCCTCTCTGGAATTCGTATTTTGTATTGGCCACCGTTACTTGCAGGTTGCGCTACCATTCAAAAATACTACAAATGACAACAgcagcattttttttctttttaaattttaaatgttgttGTACTTTAATGGGGTCTTATAGGTTGGTTGATTGTTGCAAGTTGTTGTTTTATGGTGGGGAAAAAAAGGTTATGATAGGAGGGGGCAATCGATGATGTTGAGTGATGAGGGCAAGAGTGCAGTTAGTTTTGTCCTTTGTTTTGAGCACTTGTTGGTACATAGTACAATGCAGACTCTGCTTAGAATGATGGTGTTGAAAGCAAATCCAAGTCACTGATGCGCGGTAAAGTAAGCAATTATTGTTGCGGGGTGTTAACTTAAGATGCTGATTGCTGATTATTCACAGCCACACAGAACAGGACACTGGTCAATAGCCAGACATCTGGGTTCCTTGTACTTAACAAGcaacaaagttttttttcttctttttttttcatgtaattttCGTCCTTGAGATActttttataatcttttttattttattataagaaatttttctaattttgagatatattgatttttttatattttttaaaaaattaatgagaatcaattaagtgaataaaatgataagaaaataataattttaaaattataataccaataattgataaatttaatataatgaattaaattaattatttttttttaaatgtgaattgattaaaagaatcttataatttgtaacaaaaagaaatataattttactattTCTGCATTTTAGGAGTCACTTTAATGGTACAACTtacaaaaatgattaaaatattaaatactatatatttacaatacacttcttttatatatatataaaagacaaCACACTATATATCATCAAATCACAAATTATTACATAtactaaatttaataataatttctttaaatattgttttaattatagaaattaaattctaatCAAAATGGATCTCATCATGAAAtacatacttttattttataacttaattctaaatatttttcCAGATGAAACTCgtaaattaatttacatttcttacttttagttttttttcctacTGTTATTAAAACATAAACATATTATGTGATTGTTAAATCCCTTTATATaggaatattttcaatttttttataaaattcttttgaaataatctcttgcattattattattttttttgaatggcAATGTTTCAGTcaatctctttctctcttcttgaGGATGGGGAAAGATAACTTAGCTGCGCATTCATTATTTAGGTGAAGCGCAATTTAGTAAAAAGAGTGAGATAAGGACTCTTAATGGTTTTAAgggtttatttaaattaaaaaaaaatcgtataatttttatttatgatcatttaTGTGTGCTAATAAGCTACACTTTTAGGATTTGTTCTacaaatataagtaaattattaaagtattttaccaaaaattaaatgagaGTATTAACAGTTTAGAATAGTTTAACAAActtaaaatataacataaaattatacGTAGagatagttaaaataaatttacttaatCCATATTTCACTTCACCTAAACATTTTGTGTGTGTCCtagctaaaataaattaataagagtCCTAAAGACCCATGTGCATAGCAATTCTCAAGTTAGAGGTGTTGGATCATGAtcgataaataaaattttattctaaagagaaattatatgttttaacaataaaatatacaatagaaggggaaataaaaagataaaggacATAAATGTgtgataaaataatatgatggagagaaaaatattatgagAAACTAACACAGTTTTAAATAAACAATACTATTactctattttaaattattcgTAACCATTGGAAAGCGAACCACTGAATGTAGGGTTGATTGTTAGTTAGTAGACCTAATAATAGCCTACTCAAATAAAGCATATTATTAAGATGACTACGTGACGAGCATGCATATGGTTGCAAAATGTAGGAAGACCCACATAAAAAGAATCTCTCCCTTAGTCAAAATATCAACATGATCACATATCATTTAGAAACTAATATTTACCTGCTGTTGTGCAATTAACGGATGGTGGATGTATGACTAAATTATTCAGGAATTGCAGGTAGGGAAGTGCTTACGTAATTTTTAATGCACTATTTTACgggtttgaatttaaaattagagCAAAATTAGTAGGGAAAAGCTTTAAAAACTCTCTCGGAGGATTTAAAAAATGAGTAAGGATAGTTCCTATGGTTAAAGATTCCGTACAGTGGTGAGTTGGA comes from the Glycine soja cultivar W05 chromosome 6, ASM419377v2, whole genome shotgun sequence genome and includes:
- the LOC114414843 gene encoding protein BIG GRAIN 1-like B, translating into MYTTKREQQRFRFQNDSKTPSFSSTLLDKVYRSIDQSNDMKLYNETMGKKQSRVVVEEEEITAASIRRACLLEKWNRSEKVGTQWKTQTRWHHHRHHEHDQDVMFFSSTSSSSDSSSGLLSSSDTESLYGLRSKSRFSCFAPPRPKPVMTSASNEEGLRKSKSRALKIYNNLKKVKQPISPGGKLSNFLNSLLATGGSVKKTKTYDDTKAPKSGQDSTCSSASSFSRSCLSKATPSSSKDKLRDGVKRTVRFYPVSVILNEDSRPCGHKCLYEEDTRVMAWKIGRKKNEDEELRVVDNSRRVEEAAREFLKEYRRSQKKSDFINLRDFTNLDNDDDDDDAASCSSSDLFELDHLAVMGNNRYREDLPVYETTYVSTNRAIANGLI